AGGTTATACACGTTGTTCGCCCAGTTTTGAATCGTTGTATAACGAACGTGCGCATCTTTGTGTACAATGATTTCAACCACTGCCGAGTGTAATGAGTTCGTTGTGTACACTGGTGCTGTACAACCTTCAACATAGTTTACAGATGCACCTTCATCAGCAATGATTAATGTACGTTCGAATTGACCCATGTTTTCTGAGTTAATACGGAAATACGCTTGTAATGGTGTGTCTAATTTTACGTTTTTCGGTACGTAAATGAATGAACCACCTGACCATACTGCTGAGTTTAATGCTGCGAACTTGTTGTCAGCTGCTGGAATAACAGATGCAAAATATTCTTTGAAAAGTTCTTCGTTTTCTTTTAATGCTGTATCTGTGTCTTTGAAGATGATACCTTTTTCTTCAAGTTCTTTTTCCATGTTATGGTAAACCACTTCTGATTCATATTGTGCAGATACACCTGCTAAATACTTTTGTTCAGCTTCTGGAATACCTAATTTATCGAAAGTACGTTTAATTTCTTCAGGTACTTCATCCCAAGAACGCTCTGAACGCTCTGACGGTTTAACATAATACGTAATGTCGTCAAAGTCTAATTCAGATAAGTCGCCGCCCCATTGTGGCATTGGCATTTTATAAAACTGTTTTAACGATTTTAAACGGAAGTCTAGCATCCATTCAGGTTCGTTTTTCATTCTTGAAATTTCACGTACAATATTTTCTGTTAAGCCACGTTCTGATCTAAAAATCGATACGTCTTCATCATGGAAGCCATATTTATAATCGCCTACATCAGGTGCTTTTTTAGCCATCAATCATCACTCCTATTTCTAATTCATTCATGAGTGCCTTATGACAACTCATTTTCAACTCTATCGTTATCGCTGTGTAAAAAGTTCTCACAAATGACTATTCTTCACTTTTACCTTCTTTTTCTACAGTACCCTTTTCAAGTGCTTTCCATGCAAGTGTGGCACATTTAATGCGGGCTGGGAATTGAGAAACACCTTGTAATGCTTCAATATCTCCCATTTCCTCAGTGATTTCATAATCTTCACCGAGCATCATTTTCGTAAATTCTTGGCTCATTTGCATGGCTTCTTTTAAACTATGCCCTTTAATCGCTTCAGTCATCATCGACGCACTCGACATCGAAATCGAACAACCTTCACCTTCAAATTTCGCATCACGAATGACACCGTCTTCAATATCAAATGTTAAGCGGATACGGTCACCACAAGTGGGATTGTTCATATCGACAGTCATCGTCCCGTCTTCAATGACACCTTTGTTGCGAGGGTTTTTGTAATGATCCATAATCACCGAACGATATAATTGGTCTAGATTATTAAAATTCATATGAGAAAAACTCCTTCGTTTGTTTCAATCCTTCGACAAGTTGATCGATATCTTCTTTTGTATTATAGATATAAAAACTTGCACGCGCTGTTGAAGAAACGTTTAACCATTTCATTAATGGTTGTGCACAATGGTGACCTGCACGCACTGCAACACCTTCAGTATCCAAAGCAGTCGCAACGTCATGTGGATGTACATCTTTAAGGTTGAACGTAATGATACCTGCACGTTTGTCTTTAGATGGTCCGTAAATGTCGATACCTTCAATTTGTGACATTTGTTCATAGGCATACGTTGTTAAAGCATGTTCATGGTCATGAATCGCATCAAAACCAATGGACTCAATATATTCAATAGCTGCTTGTAAACCAATCGCTTGAGCTATTAAAGGTGTGCCTGCTTCAAACTTCGTCGGTAAGTCTGTCCAAGTACTGTCATACAAGTCCACAAAATCAATCATATCGCCACCGAACTCAGTAGGCTCCATTTGATTTAAGTGTTCTCTTTTGCCGTAAAGGACACCAATTCCTGTTGGTCCAAGCATTTTATGGCCACTAAAACTATAAAAATCAACATTCAAATCTTGAACATCTACTTTCATATGTGGAACAGACTGTGCACCATCAACTGAAATAATCGCAC
Above is a genomic segment from Staphylococcus delphini containing:
- the sufB gene encoding Fe-S cluster assembly protein SufB yields the protein MAKKAPDVGDYKYGFHDEDVSIFRSERGLTENIVREISRMKNEPEWMLDFRLKSLKQFYKMPMPQWGGDLSELDFDDITYYVKPSERSERSWDEVPEEIKRTFDKLGIPEAEQKYLAGVSAQYESEVVYHNMEKELEEKGIIFKDTDTALKENEELFKEYFASVIPAADNKFAALNSAVWSGGSFIYVPKNVKLDTPLQAYFRINSENMGQFERTLIIADEGASVNYVEGCTAPVYTTNSLHSAVVEIIVHKDAHVRYTTIQNWANNVYNLVTKRTFVHENGNMEWVDGNLGSKLTMKYPACVLLGEGAKGSTLSIAFAGKGQVQDAGAKMIHKAPNTSSTIVSKSISKDGGKVVYRGIVHFGRKAKGARSNIECDTLILDNQSTSDTIPYNEIFNDHISLEHEAKVSKVSEEQLFYLMSRGISEEEATEMIVMGFIEPFTKELPMEYAVEMNRLIKFEMEGSIG
- the sufU gene encoding Fe-S cluster assembly sulfur transfer protein SufU, with the protein product MNFNNLDQLYRSVIMDHYKNPRNKGVIEDGTMTVDMNNPTCGDRIRLTFDIEDGVIRDAKFEGEGCSISMSSASMMTEAIKGHSLKEAMQMSQEFTKMMLGEDYEITEEMGDIEALQGVSQFPARIKCATLAWKALEKGTVEKEGKSEE
- a CDS encoding cysteine desulfurase; protein product: MADTKLNVEAIIKDFPILEQQVNGKRLAYLDSTATSQKPKQVIDALSDYYERYNSNVHRGVHTLGSLATDGYEGARETVRRFIHAKYFEEIIFTRGTTAAINMIAHSYGDANVSEGDEIVVTQMEHHANLVPWQQLAKRQGATLKFIPMAEDGTITLEAVRETVSERTKIVAIAHVSNVLGTINDIKAIAEIAHEHGAIISVDGAQSVPHMKVDVQDLNVDFYSFSGHKMLGPTGIGVLYGKREHLNQMEPTEFGGDMIDFVDLYDSTWTDLPTKFEAGTPLIAQAIGLQAAIEYIESIGFDAIHDHEHALTTYAYEQMSQIEGIDIYGPSKDKRAGIITFNLKDVHPHDVATALDTEGVAVRAGHHCAQPLMKWLNVSSTARASFYIYNTKEDIDQLVEGLKQTKEFFSYEF